TTTCAATATTTTATGACCTAATGTTTACCGAAACAGAATCAAGGAATACACTTAAATAGCTGTGAACACAATGGCAATAAAAGGTTAAATtagtacattttaaaaaatgtctgatTTACTAATTAAAACACTGTAtagccaaataaataaaataaaaatataactcAGTGCAAATGACAACGTGAAGTACAGACGAAAAAAAGCAATGGATTTGGCAAATTATAATCCTAACTGAGTAAAACCATTGGCAATGAAAACATACAGATAAACTGGCAGTTTAAGCTCAAAGTCGTTTGTTTCTTCTGCTTGCAAAGTATACAGAAGTTTATTCAGCAATTTTTTCATTGTTACCAGCTAATAAATACTAATGTTATAACTAAGCTAATAACAATTTTTGACAGGCAATATCTTGCAGACATTGATTAAAAGTAAGAGCTTAGTTAAATGTATTCTGCTCAAAGATGGCAAGGAAAAATAGAGTCAACATGTTTCCTCTGATAAATCAAATTTTCCAGATTTGATGGCCAGTTCGTTTCAATCCAGCCACAAAAtgagagaacacacacacacacacacacacacacacacacacacaaatgcagatTATAAAGGAAATAAGAGTAATGAGAGTCATGTTAGCCGTTTTCATCAGCATCAGAAAAGTGGTGAATACCATACCAATTGGTAGAGCACAGATTCTTTAGCGTAACAGTTGAAGttaaacattatttaaattCATTCTCTCagcctctaaaaaaaaaaaaaaagaagaagtgagaatgagtctttttttcccctctttcagTGAACAGACTACAGCTAATTGTTTCTGTAATAAGCATCCTTCCTTTCCTTGATGCAATATTAGCCACACTCTGGTTTACTCCCCTCATTCAGCATTCAATTTCAGTACTTTTGCTTCCAATAGATTTAAATGCAACTAACTGCCCATATCTCATCATTGGCAGTTCGGGACAAAGATGCAGTaatataatgaaaacaaaagagaaacaaaaagcattaaaatgtaTGGGAATAAAAGCATACATGCATCAGCGTTGGCTAAACATCACTATAACAGACGGTATCCAAAGAGATAAATGTTTCTATGGAAAATGGAAGATGAAAAAgccacagcagcagcctgaaacCTAACAACATACAACATACTTGTATGCACATActgtaaacacaacaaaagctgtCCTGATTCACAACAGGTTTATCCTGAGATGGACTTCATGTGTTATGCATGTCAGTGTTTGGATAGTGTAGGAAAATCCAGTGTTTCCCACACTGGATAAGGAGTGTTTGTGTTGACCTTTTGCTACAACTATCTGACATTCTCACCCACTTCAGGAAGTCATTTTAATCAGCAGCAATCCTCTTTTTAACGTCATTTCATCTGAGGAAAAACAATGTGTGAACCAGCAGTTCTATCTAAAACGCTTTTTCTTATCAAAACCATACAGCATCCAATTACATTAACCCTATAAGGACCTTAGAGTGTAAATCGTTACTTTAAGTTAGTCAGTGCACCTACAGAGCAATATCACCAATCAACCAACTACACAACAGAGAAATAGCCTTAAAATTCAAACTACAACCCTCAATCTGACTCCTTCCCAGTCATCGGATCAAACTCATGACCAAGATATGTTGGCATCATTTTTGGCAATACTGTTGGACAATTTcactaataaatataaataatgatGATGCTAATCCTTGTCCATCAATGCTGCTTTTAAATATCAATAACTTCCTGGCCATTACCATCACCTTCTGCCTGGACAGAACAATCACATCCTTGTGGACCTTTTCTGGCTTCTTAGAAACTACGATGGCTGAGCTCCTGTGTCACAGGGGCTGCTGCGACTCTGCTCTGGTTCATCCTCAGCCACCTCTTCCTCAacaatttcttcttcttcttcctcttctttctcttcttccttctgctgcagctgatcCTGCTCCTCTAATGGGCGCTCGCTCTCTACTTCTTTAGTGATTCCTTCACAATCTCCCATCTCCTTCTCATCTGAGGAGAAAACATGCAAGGAAGAAATGTATATAACCACGAAGCAAAAAGGTAACAGAAAGGAGGCGTGAGAAAGAGCAAGCTTTGGGGTAACGTGAAGAGTTTGCAGTACAACAAATGATTGGTTTCTTGGATCAAATGGTAAAGGAAATTAGCAGCATTCCTGTTGTTAAGGTTAACATTCTGTAAGCTTACAAGAGTTTACAAGAGTTCTACAAACAGATTTTGGAAGGAGCAAGCAATGTAAGGAGCTTTACTAACACACCCAGAAACCTCTCCTCTTCCATCAATTAAAGGGCCAGGAAGATCAACATCAGAGGCTATGGCATACGAATCTAGACCTCAAGTACATGTTATTACATTTTAGGAACGAAAATGAAAAACGTTGTGATGTATAATGATTCATTTAGTGATGGGCAAACCCACTTGAGTTCtagaaaaaaagcagaagaagaagaaagaaatctgaTGGTGTAAATTCAGTCAATTACACAGAAATGTATTGTAGAACTAGACTGTGGCAAAAGGAAGATTTGATTCCTGTTTGTGGAGGATTTATAGTTCAGGTGGAGATTGGCAATGATTACATGACACAGCACATCTCCTGGCATAAGTGCAGAGTAAATAAATTTAGGTCAAATTTTCCAATGGGGTGACTGAAAGCACCTACCAGTCCTTGGATATTTCATCAATTTAAAATTGCCCcaaaaatgtatattaataTTATCTGAGCTGAGTGGGAATTAAATCAGGAACAATGGCATGTTTTTTTTCGATCATTTTCACGTTTCTACATGGACTCCAAAGCAAAAATTACTTAGTTAAGAAGAAGGTGCACACTCAGTGAATACCAAACCTGGGTCAAATAAGTCAGATCAAAGTCACGTTGTTTAAATGTATAATCTATAAGGATAATTTCAGCTCAAGAAATACAGGATCAGTGGATCAGCAGAAGCATAAAAATGTcacattatgttttttatttatctatttattttgttttgcagtcTGGCTTTAAAATTTCTTTAAGGCAGGATAAAATCCATTTATGACTCCTATCGGACCCAGGTCTGGTGACATCCATCACCAGCTAACACCCATCATTGCTTTAGTCTGATTACTGGTAGCAGTTTGGGATTGGCTGCATTCTACAGTGTTATGAATTCTACAGCAAAGAAAGATGGACCCATCTGGCGATAATCAAATCAGTTCAAATTATGCCAGCTCGCACAGCGCAGGGAGAGAAGGGGCAGGGAAACCTGGACTCCGCAGAGGTCGAGTCTCTGGTCTCTGTTGGATCTGGAAACTGTGGACCAAATTCCACGGAGCTGGAGCTTTTGCTAGAAGCAAAATCATACTATTAAACCCACCGGTCACAAGAAAATGTACTGTGAAACTTGCACGAATGCAGCTTTTGATCAACTGTTGACTGAAATACATGCTGAACTGCTTCTGCTTCTACTTGGTGCAGAGAAGTTTCTTGCCCAATTACCTCATGaacaaaaactgcaaaacacgTAGCCTAGAAATTCTGTGCAATTAGTTCGACTGTGCAGTTTCATGAGAACTGAGCAAGAAAGCGGTTACAGGAAACTCATTCCATCTTGCTCATTGGAATTATATTTCTTGATTTTACAATCACAGTGTATTCCCCTTAAATAAAAAGTGGTGACATTCAAAGTTTGCCCGTGTGCTGCCTCATTTGACTTGTTGCTCactaaaaagcttaaaaaaggATTAAcgttgaaaaaaatcaaagataaataaatgaagaaggTCAACCGGCACATTGCAGCGAAGCATTTAAAACAGGTGTTAGGACATGGAAGAAATAGCCAAGATGTACAGGAGAGTCTAAGTGTAAGACTGCATACGGGGTGCCATTTGTCCCAAAATTATTGACAGTGTGTGTTCTCTCTGTCATGTCATTCATTGCCCCACCAGCAAAGGTGGAACATCTCCTATCTATACTTTTGCTAAAAAGTTCGATTAAGTCTTGTTCAGTTGGACTGTGGCCTtgtattaaaattttaaatggttaaaaatcTGCCACTGACTTTGTTCAATgctctagaaaaaaaaactaattgaAATTTGAGGTCAGGATCACAAATTACAATTCAGTGTCAATTTTCAAAGAAAATGCAACAAATCCAAACTACAACACAAATGTGTGGTTGTCAAAATCATGTTGTCACCAACTACAGTTCAACAACATTCACAGCTAAACACTTTTGGCATAAATGGAACCTCATAACTGTGTGCCCATTCTCTTAGATTTAAATACAAACCAACTTATTATCTTTGGTTACATTCAgactaaattttcttttcttttttttttaaaacttaggtattcataaaaaaaacaaaacaatgatttCTGTTCTGATAAGTGAACTAGAACAGTCTTGGCACTGGTCCTAACATTTAGTTCTTGCTTGGTTAGAGTTTAGCATGTTAGGTGAGAGTGACACAACTGTGTCATTTGTGTGATCAGTGTTCCGGTACCTCCAGAAGGTGGCGCGCTCTCCTCTGTATCTGTCCCAGAACGTGGTGATGGCCCAGGTGAACGTGATTCAGCCCGCAGCCTCTTTTCAAAGCTGAACTCTGGAAGTCGGGGGGCCTGAGGACGAGTCTTCCTGGCTGGATTCATAAAGTAGCAATACGCGCAACGAAATGCTGCAGGgaggaggacagagagaaagcaaaacacacacaaaaaagaattGGCAATTAGATTGCTTAAGTTCTGTACACATATCCGTGAATGTCCAGGTTTTCATCAATTTGTGGACTGTACCATTTACGTGTTGAACATATAAAGATGGTTTCAGAACCATGAAAACCTATTTATCATGGAAACACTTTATCCAGGAATCTGAGCTTTCAGTGAGCTGTTGAGAAGTCaagacagttttattttttatatctcTAACCTTCCAATCACTTCTGTCTTACCTGAAAAACATCTTCAAAAATGCAGTAGTGCATTTCTGAGCTTACCTAGATATTCAAACTCTTCTTTCAGAGCCATGCCATTATGAGAAAAACACTGCTGGCAGATCAGCGCGTATCTATAAGAAACAAGACAGGACAGAGAAAAATATAGAGGCAAAGAGAATAATGATCGCTGCATTCCAGGAGctattcaataaaaaaaaaaaacatacacctCAAAAACCTGCCTCATCTTTTTCAGTTCATGATTTCCCATGATGTTTTTTCTCCAAATGGTATAACTCCAACAGACAAACATAGTGAATACTATAAGTGCAGTCGAAGAGCAAACAGGTGTGAGTTCATTATAAACTATTTCAGGCGGGATAACTTCCCACAGCAATCTATCTGGAGAAGCAGCTAACCTGGCATGCATCAcctgattttatttatgttttacagtttctgttgtaactacattttttaaaaacacatttaccaTACAAACAATAGATAAAATGAGCAGCCTAGCTTTTCACCCTTGTGTAATTTTTTGCTATGGTGTTCATTTCCATGCAGATCATTCAGGTACAAGCTGCAGAGCTTAAGGAATAAAGTAATGTTGCCTTTACCATGAGTGAATGCATTTATTTTGATTCTATATTATAGTACAGTTCAATACATGGCAGTGTTGGGCTGACATTGACTGCCCAACACTTCCTGTAGAGCCTAATCCATCAGTTTGAAATAAGACAATTCTACAAAGGGCTGTAAATTCAAAAAAGGATCCTCACCTGTTCTGTGGTCCATCCCCTACCAGATACTCAATGACTCTGTCCAGAGCTCCCCTGTCTTTGGGCAAGATGGGTCTAGCTAACGGAGGACCTGGAGGGTGCATACCTGTAAATAAGTCCACACATGGAAATTAATACAGACTCACATTACAAATACACTGTTttgtaagtttaaaaaaacagattgggttaaaaaaaaaaaaaaacagattgtgGGCTTTTTGCCAGCCTCAAAACAGTATAAACGGTATAAACACTAAGAGTGGTGATGTCCAAATTACTACTTTGAAAAGTTATGAGAAATCAGGCACTGCAGAAGTTCTTTTTTGCCATGCATAGATGCATGATTTCAAGCTAAGATGCTCTTAGAGACATTACCTAGCATTGGGGAGGAGGGAGTCCTCGGTACTGCGCCCTGTAGGACCGAAGCAGACAGAGCAGATCTGTCTGGTGGACCTCCTGGAGCTGAGAGAGGAACACGTTCTGTTGGAAGAGCGACACAAGAGATGGACACAAAACTGGCATCTAAGAGAACTAAGTCAAAGGCAGCTGGCATTGCTGTTTACTACAGCTGCCTTTGACTTAGTTCTGTGCGTTTGAACTTCATATAGATTTTGATGCTGAATATTCTTTTTACATGCATCACAAATGGGCACGGCATGAGATTTCAGAAATATTAGGATCATTTATTATACTTAAAGTGTCTCATTTTGTCTGCTTACCCACAGGTGTGCCTGCTGGCCCCAGCAAGGGACGTGCTCCCGGTGGAGGAGTCATGACCATTGCATGCGGGGTGCCCATTGGCATCGGTCTCATTGCCACCCCTCTCTGCCGAATCTCTGCCCAGGGGGAAGAAATTCATTGAAGCATTTGGTCCTTTCCAAAGGCATGAATAGGATTTGTTTATGCCATCACagaaatctctctctctcttttgaaGAGCTCCACTCTTCTGATCAGAAACTTTCCAAGTAAAATTAAGTAACACTCTGTACAGAATTATGGGGTACCTTGTCCTGGCCTGGGAGTCATCGGAGAACGCACTGGAGTTGACTCAAGTTCCTGcagcaaaacaaagcagagcaatgtgaaacaaaataaaaatacaacacaaaaataaacagataaaataaacatCAAGTGAAAAGCTCTCACAGCTTTCTTCTTAGCCTCAGGATCAAAACGTTCCAGGATGAGCTTGGCATTTTTGTACGTTTCTGTCTCCATCACCTCCTCAAGCTGGAAAGACAAACAAAGGGAAATCTAAGCTATAACATCCAGGCTCAACAGGATAAGAAATGTTGAAGTAGCtcgaggaataaaaaaaaatactgatggGGCCAGTGatacccctcagcctcctagtaaATACACttatggtatcaatttcaaaacactatgttgctttgttctcgagttattgcattcacaagattttcagaaaacttgagcTTGAGgctgaggtcactgagattcaaattCATCTGAGATT
The Pelmatolapia mariae isolate MD_Pm_ZW linkage group LG13, Pm_UMD_F_2, whole genome shotgun sequence DNA segment above includes these coding regions:
- the lnpk gene encoding endoplasmic reticulum junction formation protein lunapark-B isoform X1, giving the protein MGALISRWKAKPTTVEQLENLDKEIKELEEFKTKNQRLQKLWVGRLLLYSSALYLLTSLIVYCLYLPEHWLQRIAMALPFFIYPVLVWFIRKLLIFLFSKRTERNSEKLEDLKAAKKKILEEVMETETYKNAKLILERFDPEAKKKAELESTPVRSPMTPRPGQEIRQRGVAMRPMPMGTPHAMVMTPPPGARPLLGPAGTPVERVPLSAPGGPPDRSALSASVLQGAVPRTPSSPMLGMHPPGPPLARPILPKDRGALDRVIEYLVGDGPQNRYALICQQCFSHNGMALKEEFEYLAFRCAYCYFMNPARKTRPQAPRLPEFSFEKRLRAESRSPGPSPRSGTDTEESAPPSGDEKEMGDCEGITKEVESERPLEEQDQLQQKEEEKEEEEEEEIVEEEVAEDEPEQSRSSPCDTGAQPS
- the lnpk gene encoding endoplasmic reticulum junction formation protein lunapark-B isoform X2, giving the protein MGALISRWKAKPTTVEQLENLDKEIKELEEFKTKNQRLQKLWVGRLLLYSSALYLLTSLIVYCLYLPEHWLQRIAMALPFFIYPVLVWFIRKLLIFLFSKRTERNSEKLEDLKAAKKKILEEVMETETYKNAKLILERFDPEAKKKAELESTPVRSPMTPRPGQEIRQRGVAMRPMPMGTPHAMVMTPPPGARPLLGPAGTPVAPGGPPDRSALSASVLQGAVPRTPSSPMLGMHPPGPPLARPILPKDRGALDRVIEYLVGDGPQNRYALICQQCFSHNGMALKEEFEYLAFRCAYCYFMNPARKTRPQAPRLPEFSFEKRLRAESRSPGPSPRSGTDTEESAPPSGDEKEMGDCEGITKEVESERPLEEQDQLQQKEEEKEEEEEEEIVEEEVAEDEPEQSRSSPCDTGAQPS